The nucleotide sequence TTTATAGTTGAACTTGTAATCACTTAATTGCTTTTCGTTCAGACCGGTTGTTGCTACGGAAATATCAAATATCCTGAATGCCGCCGACTGGTTTATTCCGTAAAAGGATTCCATATTATCTATGTTGGCAATATTGTAACCTGATATTCTTCCCATTTTATTTGCGGTTGTTCCCAGAGGCATATATGTCCAGTCTTTCAAAAGCGGAACATAATGTTCTGCGCAATCGCCTGCTGCAAAGATATTTTCGATGTTAGTCTGCAGATTGTGGTTTACTTTTACAGCATTTTTTATTCCAAGGGTAATGCCCGAGCCATGAAAAATTTCGGTATTAGGTTTTACTCCTATTGCCACAACAACAAAGTCACATTCAAAAGTTCCTTTGGAAGTGTTAAACAGATTGCCCTGTTTTGAAATTATATCTGTGTTTAGAAACACTTTTACCCCTTTTGACTCAAGGTGTGAGAGGGCAAATTGCTGTTGTTCCGCGGGTAAAAAAGGCAGCAGCCTGTCTGACTTTTCGATTATAGTAACATCAATACCGAGGTTAACAAGGTTTTCAGCCAGTTCCAGATTAATATAGCCGGCACCAACCAAACATGCTTTTTTCGGTTTATTTTTATAGAGAAAGTTTTTAAGATTTCGCAGGTGATTAAGATTTTTAAAATAGAAAACCCTTTCGTCAAATCCTTCGAAATCAAGCCTGTTGTATATTGCACCGGTTGCACAAATGAGATAATCGTAATGGTAATCGTATCCTTCGTTTTTGTTGAAATCGTATACTTTAAGCTTGCTTTTCTCAGGCAGTATTTCATTAACCGGGGTATACAGTCGGTAATCTATGCCCCTTTTTTGGGTTATGGTTTGATAATCAAGAGCGTAAAGACTTTCCGGAGGGTTATTTTCCATTGTCAGATTATAGGGCATACCGCATGCCCCATAGGAGAGGTCGCCTCTTTTTTCAAATACAACAACTTCGGCGTTTTTGTTCTCTTTTTTTACCCTGCTTGCAGCGGACAATCCGGCGGCAATTCCTCCGATAACAGCGACTTTCATAATTCCTCCTTTTGATTGAATTATAACATAAAAAATCTTTAATCGAAAGATTTTACAAAACTCTGCCAGTTGGGGCTTAATGCCTGAATTTCCTTTTCATTAAGCAGTGGGGAGACAATTTTCGTGTATTTGCAGTGAAGAAGCATTCGTTTGTAATCTTTGAAACCGTATAAAGTATCACCTACAATAGGCATGCCGATATGGGCGCAAAGGGCTCTGATTTGATGTCTTGCAGCATAATTTAGTGAAACGCCGATCAGTGAAACTTCATCTCCGGAACTATCCTTGAAATGCTTTATCGGGCTTAAAACAGTTATATTATTTCCCTGCCTGTTTAAAACTTTTACCTTTTTTCGATGAGATGCGTCTATTTCAGGTGAAAGCTTTATGTTTTCCCTAAGTTTTCCGCAAATGAAAGCGAGGTACTGTTTTTGTGTAGAATATTCCGGTAAATCCCTGATTGCTGCAACAACTCCGTCTGTCTCAAAATCCAGTCTTGAAATCAGCTTGTAACCTGGAAATTCGTTTTGTACAATATCCTGAAGAGTTAAAGGGTCAAAAGGGGTTATCCTTTCTGTATGCATAAACGGAGGTTTGTAGAGGAAAAGGACATGCGGGGTTTGTTTAATAAAGAAATCATGGGTATCGTATCTGATTTCCGGTCTTTTTAGGTTGACTGTAATCTTATCCGTTCCGCTTTTTTCTATATATCTTGAGCTTACAGGCTTATCATTAAGCAGCACACAGCCTTTTTTTATAAGTTTTTTGGCCTGTCTGCCGCTCAAATCATATTTTTTTATGAGAATATCTACTATATCGATCATAGGATCAGATAGATCAGTTTAAACAAGATTGGCGTAAGAATTGCAGTGGCTACTCCGTTGAGGGATATAGCCAGCCCTGACACAGCACCTTCAAGCTGCCCTTCTTCTGCTGCTCTTGCCGTTCCTATCCCATGGGAAGCGGACCCCATTGCCAGTCCGAATGCAACTTTGTCTTTTATTTTGAACAGATTTAAAATTGCAGGTCCCAGTATTGCACCGAAGATTCCTGTACAAATGACTAAAGCGGCCGTCAACGGCGCTATACCCCCGATTTTATCAGAAATCGACATGGCTATCGGTGTGGTAACGGACTTGGGGGCTATACTTGCAACTATTTCCTTGGATGCACCCATATATTTTGCGGTAAGCGCCGCTGATAGTATACCTACAATACTTCCGATTATGGTGGACAGTATTATCGAGAAACCGCGCTTTTTTATTTCACCCAGCTGTAGGTAAAGAGGGACACCCAGGGCTACCACAGATACCGGTAGAAAAAAGCTTATTATTTTAGCTCCTGCAAAATAAGTATTATAGTCTATGTTAAAAATTTTAAGGAAAACAATAATGGAAACAATTGACAACAGGATAGGATTAAAAAGAAAAAATTTAAATTTTGAATATAATTTTGAAGATAAAAAATAAACTCCGAAAGTGAACATTACGGCAAATAAAGGAGATTCAATCATTCTGTTTCCCCCGATCAAGTATCTGTTGTGAAACCCCAACCACAATTAAAACCAAAATTGCGCTCAAAAAAAATGATACGACAATAGATAAAAAAGAATTTCCAATCAAATTGAAGTAAAGCATGACTCCGACGCCTGGAGGGATGAAAAGAAAAGCCATATTTTTTACCAAAACTTCTGCTGCATCTTTTACCAAATCGAGTTTTACAATATTAAATCGAAGTGCACCTGTCAGATATAACATCCCTATGACGCTGCCCGGAATAGGAATATTAAGGATCTCTGAAGTGGTGTTGCCGAGAAAAAGAAATAGAAAAAGTATAAAAAGACCGGAAATCATATTTAACCTGACCTGCTTATTTACTTAGATATAAAGAAAAATAGCGGTATAGTCAAGCTGATTGGATTATAACCGTTACGCGTAATGTGTAATGCGGGATGTGAGATGTGAGATGTGAGTTAGGTGGTGAGGTAGAGAGGTAGATGTTTTGAGAGATTACGTAGTTTTCAGTCACGTCTTGTCTCGGTCCGCCTACGGGCGGAGGCGAAGCCCCGCAGTGGCAGAACGAAGAGCAAGATTTTATTTGCCTGATTTTTAGTTACCGATATAATCTCTAAGGGATGGTGCCACCCATATTTCAGCGTTTGATTCGAGTTTGCTGATATAGGAATTCAATGCTGCTTCGCTTTTTATATTGGCTATGAAGTTTCTGATATCCGGATGATCTTTTTCTGCCGGAAAATCCGGGGTTTTTATATCTGCCAACTCGACAAGATATACCCTTGAATTTATTGTGTATGGTTTATCGAGTGTGCTTCCCTTTTCAGAAGCGAAGATATCGTCAGTCAACTTGCTGTTGATACCGATTCCGGGAATGCTCTCAGCTCTTTTAAAAAAAGGCGTTGTTGTATAATTTTTATTGACACTGTCTGATATGCTTTCGATATTTTTATTTTCCTTTAGAAGCTTTTCGGCATAATTCCGGGCCTTTTGTATACTTTGCTCCTGAATATAATCCTGTCTAACTTTTTCTTCTATTTTGCTGAATTCCGGTACATATGAATCCTTTCTGTCAGCAACTTCAAAGATATATTTTTTATCGCCTATATCGATAACGTTACTGACCTCAGTTTCAGGAAGGTTAAACAATTGTCTCTTCACATCCGGTTTACCTTCCAGGGGGAAAACATTCTCGTAAGTGTTGAAGTATTTTGTTGTATGAACAGTGATATTATCATTTTTAGATTGGTATGCTGAAATATTTGAAGCTTTTAAAATTTTACTGTATATATTAAAAACCCTGTCATTGAAATACTGTTCTTTATTACGCTCTTTCAGCTTTTCAGCTATGGAGTCTTTGGCCTCCTGGAATGTAAGTTCTTTGGCTTTCTGGTGGTCTGTAACTTTAATTATATGAAAACCGAAAGGAGTTTTTACAATGCCGCTTATTTTCCCGGTCTCCAGAGAAAAGGCGGTATTTTCGAATTCTTTTATCATCTCACCCTTTTTGAAATATCCTAAGTCACCGCCGTTTTGTGCACTGGCATCTTCAGAATATTTTTTTGCCATTTCTGAAAAGTCTTTTCCCTTTTT is from Flexistipes sp. and encodes:
- a CDS encoding SurA N-terminal domain-containing protein; the encoded protein is MLKQFRNQKRLLSVFLWLVIAAFIGTIFLVWGVGSRNQSSSNYALRVNEYKVSYEEYQNSYQNTVDTLRQLFGNQSEQMPSNEEIQKQVITELKNKYLLLGQANKLNIPVSDTEVMNELTNISSFLQNGQFSPERYTNILRANGLTPAAFEQSLKEDIKISKLRNMIRNSTRVTPSEIKKEYTYRNTEAKIRYISFSPSSFKDSVNIKDEDLRAYFVENKENYRIPEEIKLKYIEFDPRDFDFKTNITQQEMESYYFQNKSEFSQPEKVRASHILIRVKNFDNETEVKNARNKIENILAQLKKGKDFSEMAKKYSEDASAQNGGDLGYFKKGEMIKEFENTAFSLETGKISGIVKTPFGFHIIKVTDHQKAKELTFQEAKDSIAEKLKERNKEQYFNDRVFNIYSKILKASNISAYQSKNDNITVHTTKYFNTYENVFPLEGKPDVKRQLFNLPETEVSNVIDIGDKKYIFEVADRKDSYVPEFSKIEEKVRQDYIQEQSIQKARNYAEKLLKENKNIESISDSVNKNYTTTPFFKRAESIPGIGINSKLTDDIFASEKGSTLDKPYTINSRVYLVELADIKTPDFPAEKDHPDIRNFIANIKSEAALNSYISKLESNAEIWVAPSLRDYIGN
- a CDS encoding FAD-dependent oxidoreductase; translated protein: MKVAVIGGIAAGLSAASRVKKENKNAEVVVFEKRGDLSYGACGMPYNLTMENNPPESLYALDYQTITQKRGIDYRLYTPVNEILPEKSKLKVYDFNKNEGYDYHYDYLICATGAIYNRLDFEGFDERVFYFKNLNHLRNLKNFLYKNKPKKACLVGAGYINLELAENLVNLGIDVTIIEKSDRLLPFLPAEQQQFALSHLESKGVKVFLNTDIISKQGNLFNTSKGTFECDFVVVAIGVKPNTEIFHGSGITLGIKNAVKVNHNLQTNIENIFAAGDCAEHYVPLLKDWTYMPLGTTANKMGRISGYNIANIDNMESFYGINQSAAFRIFDISVATTGLNEKQLSDYKFNYKKTEISIPDRPEYIGGDTQKICLLYDSKTGQIYGAQITGHGTVAKRVDILSTAIHAGMTVEDFSHTDLTYAPPFANVWDSLLVAANVALKNL
- a CDS encoding CidA/LrgA family protein, which translates into the protein MISGLFILFLFLFLGNTTSEILNIPIPGSVIGMLYLTGALRFNIVKLDLVKDAAEVLVKNMAFLFIPPGVGVMLYFNLIGNSFLSIVVSFFLSAILVLIVVGVSQQILDRGKQND
- a CDS encoding LrgB family protein, whose product is MIESPLFAVMFTFGVYFLSSKLYSKFKFFLFNPILLSIVSIIVFLKIFNIDYNTYFAGAKIISFFLPVSVVALGVPLYLQLGEIKKRGFSIILSTIIGSIVGILSAALTAKYMGASKEIVASIAPKSVTTPIAMSISDKIGGIAPLTAALVICTGIFGAILGPAILNLFKIKDKVAFGLAMGSASHGIGTARAAEEGQLEGAVSGLAISLNGVATAILTPILFKLIYLIL
- a CDS encoding RNA pseudouridine synthase — encoded protein: MIDIVDILIKKYDLSGRQAKKLIKKGCVLLNDKPVSSRYIEKSGTDKITVNLKRPEIRYDTHDFFIKQTPHVLFLYKPPFMHTERITPFDPLTLQDIVQNEFPGYKLISRLDFETDGVVAAIRDLPEYSTQKQYLAFICGKLRENIKLSPEIDASHRKKVKVLNRQGNNITVLSPIKHFKDSSGDEVSLIGVSLNYAARHQIRALCAHIGMPIVGDTLYGFKDYKRMLLHCKYTKIVSPLLNEKEIQALSPNWQSFVKSFD